A genomic window from Hominilimicola fabiformis includes:
- a CDS encoding DUF5050 domain-containing protein, protein MENDNLKDTYFNNTVETENIFDMFKQGDNETQDSDLETVQDLYQTMALQMEYTESLKDKKDSRKLETVQFVEIDKEQSNRMTQKLIDIYGIDSIQVKKWTEQLQKIEYYKELQQKAIKKHKRQTVAMGVLGGIGVCIIIAIVIFVFNTTSYYINQGDYNYVYKKAMFSAPEKYLEESVLAMTKDKSDLYYIAKEDNKLYDISLKNDEKRNITEDKVSEFKIIGDYIYYINTSDKNCLYRLNKSSTETQKIYEKGCKNLSIESKNLLFIDSETGIKKILNTKDLSISE, encoded by the coding sequence ATGGAAAATGATAATTTAAAAGATACTTATTTCAATAATACTGTTGAAACCGAAAACATATTTGATATGTTTAAACAAGGAGATAATGAAACACAAGATTCTGATTTGGAAACTGTACAAGATTTATATCAGACTATGGCTTTGCAAATGGAATATACGGAGTCATTAAAAGATAAAAAAGACAGTAGAAAACTTGAAACTGTACAATTTGTAGAAATTGATAAAGAACAGAGTAACAGAATGACTCAAAAACTTATTGATATATATGGAATTGATTCAATTCAAGTAAAAAAGTGGACAGAACAATTACAAAAAATAGAATATTATAAAGAACTTCAACAAAAGGCTATTAAAAAGCATAAAAGACAAACTGTTGCAATGGGTGTTTTAGGTGGCATAGGAGTTTGTATAATAATAGCCATTGTTATATTTGTATTTAATACGACTAGTTATTACATAAACCAAGGTGACTACAATTATGTATATAAAAAAGCAATGTTTTCAGCACCAGAAAAATATCTTGAAGAATCTGTTTTGGCAATGACAAAAGATAAATCAGATTTATATTATATTGCAAAAGAAGATAATAAATTATATGATATTTCATTAAAAAATGATGAGAAACGTAATATAACGGAAGATAAAGTATCGGAATTTAAAATTATCGGAGATTATATCTATTATATCAATACATCAGATAAAAATTGCTTATATAGATTAAATAAGAGCAGTACCGAAACTCAAAAGATATATGAAAAAGGATGTAAAAATTTAAGTATTGAATCTAAAAATCTTTTATTTATAGACAGTGAAACAGGGATCAAAAAAATTCTTAATACTAAAGACTTGAGCATTTCAGAATAA